One Camelina sativa cultivar DH55 chromosome 3, Cs, whole genome shotgun sequence genomic window carries:
- the LOC104777239 gene encoding plastidal glycolate/glycerate translocator 1, chloroplastic codes for MATLLATPLFSPLPFSPARNGLSCSKLRIGSKNGRILNSNGAQKLNLSKLSQSKRFLHMGSSKEMSFERKLSVQAMDDGAGTGTTSSTLSSNVFAITHLLVSLGIILAADYFLKQAFLAASIKFPSALFGMFCIFSVLMIFVSVVPAAANGLMNFFEPAFLFIQRWLPLFYVPSLVVLPLSVRDIPAASGVKICYIVAGGWLASLCVAGFTAIAVRKMVKTEMTEAEPMAKPSPFSTVELWSWSGIFVVSFVGALFYPNSLGTSARTCLPFLLSSTVLGYIVGTGLPSAIKKVFHPIICCALSAVLAALAFGYASGSGLDPVLGNYLTKVASDPGAGDILMGFLGSVILSFAFSMFKQRKLVKRHAAEIFTSVIVSTVFSLYSTALVGRLVGLEPSLTVSILPRCITVALALSIVSLFEGTNSSLTAAVVVVTGLIGANFVQVVLDKLRLRDPIARGIATASSAHGLGTAALSAKEPEALPFCAIAYALTGIFGSLLCSVPAVRQSLLAVVG; via the exons ATGGCTACTCTTTTAGCCactcctctcttctctcctttACCTTTTTCCCCAGCAAGGAACGGCCTTTCTTGCTCCAAGCTCCGAATCGGTTCCAAAAATGGGAGAATCCTCAATTCTAATGGTGCCCAGAAACTGAACCTATCAAAGTTATCGCAAAGTAAGAGATTTCTTCATATGGGCTCTTCCAAAGAGATGAGCTTTGAAAGAAAACTCTCAGTTCAAGCTATGGATGATGGTGCTGGGACAGGAACCACATCATCAACTCTCTCTAGTAAC GTGTTTGCGATAACGCACTTGTTGGTCTCACTTGGGATCATACTTGCTGCTGACTATTTCTTGAAGCAGGCGTTTTTAGCAGCGTCTATTAAGTTCCCAAGTGCTCTGTTTGGGATGTTCTGTATCTTCTCTGTTCTTATGATATTCGTTTCGGTCGTTCCCGCTGCTGCGAATGGTTTGATGAACTTCTTCGAGCCTGCGTTTCTGTTTATACAGAGATGGCTTCCTTTGTTCTATGTTCCTTCTCTTGTCGTTCTTCCTCTTTCCGTTAGAGACATTCCAGCTGCTTCGGGTGTCAAAATCTGCTACATtgtag CTGGTGGATGGTTGGCGTCTCTTTGTGTAGCAGGGTTCACAGCTATTGCAGTGAGGAAAATGGTGAAAACCGAAATGACGGAAGCTGAGCCTATGGCAAAACCATCCCCATTTTCAACAGTTGAGCTATGGAGTTGGAGTGGAATCTTTGTTGTGTCGTTTGTTGGTGCTCTGTTTTACCCTAATTCATTGGGAACAAGTGCAAGAACTTGTCTccctttccttctttcttcaacTGTTCTAGGTTACATTGTTGGTACTGG GTTGCCATCAGCTATCAAGAAAGTTTTCCATCCGATAATATGTTGTGCGTTATCTGCAGTTCTTGCTGCTTTAGCTTTTGGTTATGCTTCAGGATCTGGACTTGATCCTGTTTTAG GAAACTACCTTACCAAAGTAGCATCGGATCCGGGTGCTGGTGACATCTTAATGGGATTTCTTGGCTCTGTCATTCTCTCTTTCGCTTTCTCCATGTTCAAACAGAGAAAG CTTGTCAAGAGGCACGCAGCTGAGATCTTCACATCTGTGATCGTTTCAACAGTATTCTCGCTCTACTCCACTGCTCTTGTTGGACGTTTGGTCGgattagaaccatctttaacgGTATCTATCCTACCTCGCTGCATCACGGTTGCTTTAGCCCTTAGCATTGTATCACTCTTTGAAG GAACCAATTCGTCTCTTACAGCAGCTGTAGTCGTTGTGACTGGTCTTATAGGAGCTAACTTTGTACAAGTTGTTCTTGACAAACTGCGTTTACGTGATCCAATTGCTCGGGGCATTGCAACTGCTTCAAG
- the LOC104777240 gene encoding CSC1-like protein At1g32090 yields MATLQDIGVSALINLFGAFLFLIAFAVLRIQPINDRVYFPKWYLSGERNSPRRSDGTLVGKFVNLNYKTYFTFLNWMPQAMKMSESEIIRHAGLDSAIFLRIYTLGLKIFGPVMVLALVVLVPVNVSSGTLFFLKKELVVSNIDKLSISNVQPKSSKFFFHIGVEYLFTFWACFMLYREYNNVAIMRLQYLASQRRRPEQFTVVVRNVPDIPGHSIPDTVDQFFKTNHPEHYLCHQAVYNANKFAKLVKQRAKLQRWFDYYVLKHQRSQKNPTCKLGFLGLWGKRVDSIEYYKQQIKEFDHNMSLERQKVLKDSKLMLPVTFVSFDSRWGAAVCAQTQQSKNPTLWLTSSAPEPRDIYWQNLAIPFISLTIRKLVIGISVFALVFFYMIPIAFVQSLANLEGLERVAPFLRPVTRLDFIKSFLQGFLPGLALKIFLWILPTVLLVMSKIEGYIAISTLERRAAAKYYYFMLVNVFLGSIIAGTAFEQLHSFLHQSPTQIPRTIGVSIPMKATFFITYIMVDGWAGIAGEILRLKPLVIFHLKNMFIVKTEEDRVRAMDPGFVDFKETIPSLQLYFLLGIVYTAVTPILLPFILIFFAFAYLVYRHQIINVYNQQYESCGAFWPHVHGRIIASLLISQLLLMGLLTSKEAADSTPLLIILPILTLSFHKYCKHRFEPAFRQYPLEEAMAKDKLEKETEPELNIKADLADAYLHPIFHSFEKEVPLPSSSSSSSSSSSSSEAKTHQEETAEVRVDKHETHSSSPVTELGTPFHHHQVYNYATSPSSHYASAYEQSSSQYEYHYNTHQYEEHEYRYN; encoded by the exons ATGGCGACTCTACAAGACATAGGAGTCTCAGCTCTGATCAACCTCTTCGGCGCCTTCTTGTTTCTCATAGCATTCGCCGTCTTGAGAATCCAACCCATCAACGACAGAGTCTACTTCCCTAAATGGTACCTCTCCGGAGAAAGAAACAGTCCCCGTCGCTCCGACGGAACACTCGTCGGAAAATTCGTGAACCTCAACTACAAAACTTATTTCACTTTCCTTAATTGGATGCCTCAAGCTATGAAAATGAGTGAATCAGAGATTATTCGTCACGCTGGTCTTGATTCTGCTATCTTCCTCAGGATTTACACTCTCGG ATTGAAGATCTTTGGACCAGTAATGGTATTAGcgcttgttgttcttgttccagTAAATGTATCAAGTGGAACACTTTTCTTCTTGAAGAAGGAGCTCGTAGTCAGCAATATCGATAAGCTCTCGATATCAAATGTTCAGCCCAAATCTTCAAA GTTCTTCTTCCACATCGGAGTGGAGTATCTTTTCACGTTTTGGGCGTGTTTCATGCTCTACAGAGAATACAATAATGTCGCGATTATGCGTCTGCAGTATTTAGCGTCACAGCGTAGGCGTCCAGAGCAGTTCACT gtTGTTGTTAGAAACGTCCCTGACATCCCCGGACACTCTATTCCAGATACAGTGGATCAGTTCTTCAAGACGAATCACCCTGAGCATTACCTCTGTCATCAG GCAGTTTATAACGCGAACAAGTTTGCAAAGCTGGTGAAGCAAAGAGCGAAGCTGCAACGTTGGTTTGATTACTATGTGCTGAAGCATCAACGATCGCAAAAGAATCCTACTTGCAAA TTAGGTTTTCTTGGTCTATGGGGTAAAAGGGTTGATTCCATTGAGTActacaaacaacaaatcaaggAGTTTGACCACAAT ATGTCTTTGGAGCGGCAAAAAGTTCTCAAGGACTCCAAACTGATGCTTCCTGTTACATTTGTGTCATTTGATTCACGATGGGGTGCTGCTGTTTGTGCACAGACGCAGCAGAGCAAGAATCCGACATTATGGTTAACGAGTAGCGCTCCAGAGCCTCGTGATATCTATTGGCAAAACCTTGCTATACCTTTTATCTCTTTGACCATCCGGAAACTCGTAATTGGTATCTCAGTCTTTGCCTTGGTCTTCTTCTACATGATTCCAATTGCTTTCGTGCAATCTCTTGCCAATTTAGAAGGTCTTGAAAGAGTTGCACCTTTCCTCAGACCTGTCACTAGATT ggATTTCATCAAGTCATTCTTACAGGGTTTTCTCCCGGGTCTTGCTCTAAAGATTTTCTTGTGGATTCTCCCAACAGTTCTACTGGTTATGTCAAAGATTGAGGGATACATTGCTATATCGACCCTTGAGCGTAGAGCAGCAGCAAAATACTATTACTTCATGTTAGTAAATGTGTTCTTGGGAAGTATCATTGCTGGAACCGCGTTTGAGCAGCTGCATTCTTTCCTTCACCAATCACCAACTCA GATTCCTCGAACCATTGGGGTCTCCATACCGATGAAAGCTACGTTTTTTATCACATACATAATGGTTGACGGGTGGGCTGGTATTGCCGGTGAGATTCTACGGTTAAAGCCGCTAGTGATTTTCCACTTGAAGAACATGTTTATTGTGAAGACTGAAGAAGATAGAGTGAGAGCAATGGACCCTGGTTTTGTTGATTTCAAGGAGACAATCCCATCTCTCCAGCTCTACTTCCTCTTGGGAATTGTCTACACCGCTGTTACTCCCATTCTTCTTCCCTTCATTCTCATATTCTTTGCCTTTGCTTACTTGGTCTATCGCCATCAG ATAATTAATGTTTACAATCAACAATATGAGAGCTGTGGAGCGTTTTGGCCGCATGTTCATGGTCGTATAATCGCGAGCTTGTTGATATCTCAGCTTCTGCTTATGGGGCTTTTGACTTCTAAAGAGGCAGCTGACTCAACGCCATTGCTTATCATCTTGCCCATTCTCACACTTTCTTTCCACAAGTATTGCAAACACCGCTTCGAACCTGCCTTCCGACAATACCCTCTTGAG GAAGCAATGGCGAAAGACAAGTTGGAGAAGGAAACAGAACCAGAGTTGAACATAAAAGCTGATCTTGCAGATGCTTACTTACACCCGATTTTTCACTCATTCGAGAAAGAAGTAccattaccatcatcatcatcatcatcatcatcatcatcgtcatcatcagaAGCAAAGACTCACCAAGAAGAGACAGCGGAGGTAAGAGTTGATAAACATGAAACACACTCGTCTAGTCCTGTGACCGAGCTCGGCACTCCTTTCCATCACCATCAAGTCTACAATTATGCCACTTCCCCATCTTCTCATTACGCTTCAGCTTATGAGCAGTCATCGTCTCAGTATGAATATCACTACAATACTCATCAGTACGAGGAGCATGAGTACCGTTACAATTGA
- the LOC104777243 gene encoding pinoresinol reductase 1, producing the protein MGSESKHDEKTRVLVVGATGYIGKRIVRACLAEGHETYVLQRPEIGLDVEKVQLILSFKKLGAHIVEASFSDHQSLVSAVKLVDVVVSAMSGVHFRSHNILVQLKLVEAIKEAGNVKRFLPSEFGMDPPRMGHALPPGRETFDQKMEVRQAIEAAGIPYTYVVGACFAAYFVGNLSQMVTLLPPKEKVNIYGDGNVKVVFADEDDIAKYTAKTLNDPRTLNKTVNIRPPNNVLTQLELVQIWEKLTGNELEKTNISAKDFLTNIEQMEIPHQAGIGHFYHIFYEGCLTDHEVGEDEEASSLYPDVKYKRMVDYLRMFL; encoded by the exons atggGATCAGAAAGCAAACACGACGAGAAAACGCGTGTTTTGGTGGTGGGAGCGACTGGGTACATAGGGAAGAGGATAGTAAGGGCGTGTTTGGCTGAAGGTCATGAGACTTACGTTTTGCAGCGGCCGGAGATTGGTCTTGACGTCGAGAAAGTCCAACTCATCCTCTCTTTCAAGAAACTCGGCGCACATATCGTTGAAGCTTCGTTCTCAGACCACCAGAGCCTCGTCTCCGCCGTCAAACTTGTTGACGTCGTAGTCTCCGCCATGTCTGGCGTTCACTTCCGTAGCCACAACATCCTTGTCCAGCTCAAGCTCGTCGAAGCCATCAAAGAGGCTGGTAACGTTAAG CGGTTTTTACCATCTGAGTTTGGTATGGATCCACCGCGTATGGGACACGCACTACCGCCCGGAAGAGAAACCTTCGACCAAAAAATGGAAGTGCGTCAGGCCATAGAGGCTGCCGGAATCCCATACACTTACGTTGTGGGTGCTTGCTTTGCCGCTTATTTTGTCGGGAACTTATCTCAAATGGTAACTTTACTTCCTCCAAAGGAAAAAGTTAATATCTACGGTGATGGAAATGTTAAAG TGGTGTTTGCGGATGAGGATGATATCGCAAAATATACTGCAAAGACGCTAAATGATCCGCGGACATTAAACAAAACCGTGAACATCAGACCTCCCAACAACGTTCTCACGCAGCTCGAATTAGTTCAGATATGGGAAAAGCTTACTGGAAATGAACTGGAGAAAACCAATATTTCTGCCAAAGACTTCCTTACCAACATTGAAC AAATGGAGATTCCACACCAAGCGGGGATAGGACATTTCTATCACATCTTCTACGAAGGATGTCTCACTGATCACGAAgtcggagaagacgaagaagcttcttctctttatccGGACGTGAAGTACAAACGCATGGTTGATTACTTAAGAATGTTTCTCTGa